Proteins encoded together in one Sceloporus undulatus isolate JIND9_A2432 ecotype Alabama chromosome 4, SceUnd_v1.1, whole genome shotgun sequence window:
- the LOC121929931 gene encoding phospholipid transfer protein isoform X1: MARRISFLFPLLLPFLGMASAGTTEMPACKIRITAKGLELVKQEGLRFVEQELENITIPDLHGKEGQFHYNISNVRVTHLNLPSSDLRFQPQQHLAFDIRNASISLRFRRQLLYWFFYDIGSINTSAEGVQIHTALELSKDSSGRLKISNSSCSASIARMHAGFSGTLRKVYQFLATFITTGMRFLLNQQICPVLNHAGLVLLNSVLDTVPVRNPVDEHIGIDYSLLDDPMVTSDTMDLSFKGMFFHLQGDNVTLPNVAPEPLVKETERMVYLAVSEYFFDSALFAYYHAGVLNMEIAGAEVPKDLEVLLRASFFGSIVMLNPSVMDAPLLLRLQATAPPHCSIKSSGMSISVTALFDIFLAPADQPLVQLSSMTMEARMSAKVALRQKALQVQLDLRRFRIYSNQSALESLALIPLQTPLKTLLQLTIMPLINEKTKKGVQIPLPEGMDFMKEVVTNHMGYLTIGADLHFSKGLREVIEKYRTAPGPAPTLVAA, translated from the exons ATGGCTCGGAGGATCTCCTTCCTATTCCCACTGCTGCTGCCCTTTCTGGGGATGGCATCCGCTGGCACCACAGAGATGCCAGCCTGCAAGATCAGGATCACTGCCAAGGGCTTGGAGCTGG TGAAGCAGGAGGGGCTGCGTTTTGTGGAGCAAGAGCTGGAGAACATCACCATCCCTGACCTGCATGGCAAGGAAGGCCAGTTCCATTACAACATCAGCaa CGTGAGGGTGACCCACCTCAATCTGCCCTCCTCCGACCTCCGCTTCCAGCCGCAGCAGCACCTGGCCTTTGACATCCGCAATGCCTCCATCAGCCTCCGCTTCCGGCGACAGCTCCTCTACTGGTTCTT TTACGACATTGGCTCCATCAACACTTCGGCCGAAGGGGTTCAAATCCACACGGCGCTGGAGCTCTCCAAGGACAGCAGCGGGCGCCTCAAGATCTCCAACAGCAGCTGCAGCGCCTCCATCGCCCGGATGCATGCCGGATTTAGCGGCACGCtcag gAAGGTGTACCAGTTCCTGGCCACTTTTATCACCACAGGGATGCGTTTCCTCCTCAACCAACAG ATCTGCCCTGTGCTGAACCATGCAGGACTGGTGCTCCTCAACTCTGTGCTGGACACAGTCCCAG TGCGGAACCCAGTGGATGAACACATCGGGATAGATTACTCCCTGCTGGATGACCCCATGGTCACTTCGGACACCATGGACCTGAGTTTTAAG GGCATGTTCTTTCATTTACAGGGGGACAACGTGACGCTGCCCAACGTGGCCCCGGAGCCCCTGGTCAAAGAGACGGAGCGCATGGTCTACCTGGCTGTCTCAGAGTACTTCTTCGATTCTGCCCTTTTTGCCTACTATCACGCTGGTGTCCTGAACATGGAGATTGCCGGTGCAGAG GTGCCAAAGGATCTGGAGGTCTTGCTGCGAGCCTCGTTCTTCGGGAGCATTGTCATGTTG AACCCGTCTGTGATGGACGCCCCACTGCTGCTGAGGCTCCAGGCCACGGCCCCCCCACATTGCAGCATCAAGAGTTCCGGCATGTCCATCTCCGTCACGGCCCTCTTTGACATCTTCTTGGCCCCTGCTGACCAGCCCCTCGTCCAGCTCTCCAGCATGACCATG GAAGCCCGGATGAGTGCCAAGGTGGCCTTGCGTCAGAAAGCGCTCCAGGTCCAGCTGGACCTGAGAAG GTTCCGGATCTACTCCAACCAGTCAGCCCTGGAATCTCTGGCA CTCATCCCACTGCAGACACCCCTGAAGACATTGCTGCAACTGACCATCATGCCCCTCATAAATG AAAAAACCAAGAAGGGCGTCCAGATCCCACTTCCAGAAGGGATGGACTTCATGAAGGAAGTGGTCACTAATCACATG GGCTACCTCACCATCGGGGCCGACCTCCATTTCTCCAAAGGGCTGCGAGAGGTGATTGAGAAGTACCGGACGGCGCCTGGTCCAGCCCCAACCCTGGTGGCAGCGTGA
- the LOC121929931 gene encoding phospholipid transfer protein isoform X2: MARRISFLFPLLLPFLGMASAGTTEMPACKIRITAKGLELVKQEGLRFVEQELENITIPDLHGKEGQFHYNISNVRVTHLNLPSSDLRFQPQQHLAFDIRNASISLRFRRQLLYWFFYDIGSINTSAEGVQIHTALELSKDSSGRLKISNSSCSASIARMHAGFSGTLRKVYQFLATFITTGMRFLLNQQICPVLNHAGLVLLNSVLDTVPVRNPVDEHIGIDYSLLDDPMVTSDTMDLSFKGDNVTLPNVAPEPLVKETERMVYLAVSEYFFDSALFAYYHAGVLNMEIAGAEVPKDLEVLLRASFFGSIVMLNPSVMDAPLLLRLQATAPPHCSIKSSGMSISVTALFDIFLAPADQPLVQLSSMTMEARMSAKVALRQKALQVQLDLRRFRIYSNQSALESLALIPLQTPLKTLLQLTIMPLINEKTKKGVQIPLPEGMDFMKEVVTNHMGYLTIGADLHFSKGLREVIEKYRTAPGPAPTLVAA, from the exons ATGGCTCGGAGGATCTCCTTCCTATTCCCACTGCTGCTGCCCTTTCTGGGGATGGCATCCGCTGGCACCACAGAGATGCCAGCCTGCAAGATCAGGATCACTGCCAAGGGCTTGGAGCTGG TGAAGCAGGAGGGGCTGCGTTTTGTGGAGCAAGAGCTGGAGAACATCACCATCCCTGACCTGCATGGCAAGGAAGGCCAGTTCCATTACAACATCAGCaa CGTGAGGGTGACCCACCTCAATCTGCCCTCCTCCGACCTCCGCTTCCAGCCGCAGCAGCACCTGGCCTTTGACATCCGCAATGCCTCCATCAGCCTCCGCTTCCGGCGACAGCTCCTCTACTGGTTCTT TTACGACATTGGCTCCATCAACACTTCGGCCGAAGGGGTTCAAATCCACACGGCGCTGGAGCTCTCCAAGGACAGCAGCGGGCGCCTCAAGATCTCCAACAGCAGCTGCAGCGCCTCCATCGCCCGGATGCATGCCGGATTTAGCGGCACGCtcag gAAGGTGTACCAGTTCCTGGCCACTTTTATCACCACAGGGATGCGTTTCCTCCTCAACCAACAG ATCTGCCCTGTGCTGAACCATGCAGGACTGGTGCTCCTCAACTCTGTGCTGGACACAGTCCCAG TGCGGAACCCAGTGGATGAACACATCGGGATAGATTACTCCCTGCTGGATGACCCCATGGTCACTTCGGACACCATGGACCTGAGTTTTAAG GGGGACAACGTGACGCTGCCCAACGTGGCCCCGGAGCCCCTGGTCAAAGAGACGGAGCGCATGGTCTACCTGGCTGTCTCAGAGTACTTCTTCGATTCTGCCCTTTTTGCCTACTATCACGCTGGTGTCCTGAACATGGAGATTGCCGGTGCAGAG GTGCCAAAGGATCTGGAGGTCTTGCTGCGAGCCTCGTTCTTCGGGAGCATTGTCATGTTG AACCCGTCTGTGATGGACGCCCCACTGCTGCTGAGGCTCCAGGCCACGGCCCCCCCACATTGCAGCATCAAGAGTTCCGGCATGTCCATCTCCGTCACGGCCCTCTTTGACATCTTCTTGGCCCCTGCTGACCAGCCCCTCGTCCAGCTCTCCAGCATGACCATG GAAGCCCGGATGAGTGCCAAGGTGGCCTTGCGTCAGAAAGCGCTCCAGGTCCAGCTGGACCTGAGAAG GTTCCGGATCTACTCCAACCAGTCAGCCCTGGAATCTCTGGCA CTCATCCCACTGCAGACACCCCTGAAGACATTGCTGCAACTGACCATCATGCCCCTCATAAATG AAAAAACCAAGAAGGGCGTCCAGATCCCACTTCCAGAAGGGATGGACTTCATGAAGGAAGTGGTCACTAATCACATG GGCTACCTCACCATCGGGGCCGACCTCCATTTCTCCAAAGGGCTGCGAGAGGTGATTGAGAAGTACCGGACGGCGCCTGGTCCAGCCCCAACCCTGGTGGCAGCGTGA
- the LOC121929931 gene encoding phospholipid transfer protein isoform X3 gives MARRISFLFPLLLPFLGMASAGTTEMPACKIRITAKGLELVKQEGLRFVEQELENITIPDLHGKEGQFHYNISNVRVTHLNLPSSDLRFQPQQHLAFDIRNASISLRFRRQLLYWFFYDIGSINTSAEGVQIHTALELSKDSSGRLKISNSSCSASIARMHAGFSGTLRKVYQFLATFITTGMRFLLNQQICPVLNHAGLVLLNSVLDTVPVRNPVDEHIGIDYSLLDDPMVTSDTMDLSFKGMFFHLQGDNVTLPNVAPEPLVKETERMVYLAVSEYFFDSALFAYYHAGVLNMEIAGAEVPKDLEVLLRASFFGSIVMLNPSVMDAPLLLRLQATAPPHCSIKSSGMSISVTALFDIFLAPADQPLVQLSSMTMEARMSAKVALRQKALQVQLDLRRFRIYSNQSALESLALIPLQTPLKTLLQLTIMPLING, from the exons ATGGCTCGGAGGATCTCCTTCCTATTCCCACTGCTGCTGCCCTTTCTGGGGATGGCATCCGCTGGCACCACAGAGATGCCAGCCTGCAAGATCAGGATCACTGCCAAGGGCTTGGAGCTGG TGAAGCAGGAGGGGCTGCGTTTTGTGGAGCAAGAGCTGGAGAACATCACCATCCCTGACCTGCATGGCAAGGAAGGCCAGTTCCATTACAACATCAGCaa CGTGAGGGTGACCCACCTCAATCTGCCCTCCTCCGACCTCCGCTTCCAGCCGCAGCAGCACCTGGCCTTTGACATCCGCAATGCCTCCATCAGCCTCCGCTTCCGGCGACAGCTCCTCTACTGGTTCTT TTACGACATTGGCTCCATCAACACTTCGGCCGAAGGGGTTCAAATCCACACGGCGCTGGAGCTCTCCAAGGACAGCAGCGGGCGCCTCAAGATCTCCAACAGCAGCTGCAGCGCCTCCATCGCCCGGATGCATGCCGGATTTAGCGGCACGCtcag gAAGGTGTACCAGTTCCTGGCCACTTTTATCACCACAGGGATGCGTTTCCTCCTCAACCAACAG ATCTGCCCTGTGCTGAACCATGCAGGACTGGTGCTCCTCAACTCTGTGCTGGACACAGTCCCAG TGCGGAACCCAGTGGATGAACACATCGGGATAGATTACTCCCTGCTGGATGACCCCATGGTCACTTCGGACACCATGGACCTGAGTTTTAAG GGCATGTTCTTTCATTTACAGGGGGACAACGTGACGCTGCCCAACGTGGCCCCGGAGCCCCTGGTCAAAGAGACGGAGCGCATGGTCTACCTGGCTGTCTCAGAGTACTTCTTCGATTCTGCCCTTTTTGCCTACTATCACGCTGGTGTCCTGAACATGGAGATTGCCGGTGCAGAG GTGCCAAAGGATCTGGAGGTCTTGCTGCGAGCCTCGTTCTTCGGGAGCATTGTCATGTTG AACCCGTCTGTGATGGACGCCCCACTGCTGCTGAGGCTCCAGGCCACGGCCCCCCCACATTGCAGCATCAAGAGTTCCGGCATGTCCATCTCCGTCACGGCCCTCTTTGACATCTTCTTGGCCCCTGCTGACCAGCCCCTCGTCCAGCTCTCCAGCATGACCATG GAAGCCCGGATGAGTGCCAAGGTGGCCTTGCGTCAGAAAGCGCTCCAGGTCCAGCTGGACCTGAGAAG GTTCCGGATCTACTCCAACCAGTCAGCCCTGGAATCTCTGGCA CTCATCCCACTGCAGACACCCCTGAAGACATTGCTGCAACTGACCATCATGCCCCTCATAAATG GCTGA